In one Nicotiana sylvestris chromosome 8, ASM39365v2, whole genome shotgun sequence genomic region, the following are encoded:
- the LOC138874852 gene encoding uncharacterized protein — MPATTIEPDEMASKMKSLEQNIKNIQGLGGHKIVSFCDLCMFPHIHLPRGFKTPKFEKYDGHGDPIAHLKRYYNQLRGAGGKEELLMAYFGENLVGVASEWFIDQDISHWHVWDDMAQAFTKQFQYNINIAPDRNSLSNMNKKLTESFRNYAIKWREQTARVKPPMDNHELITVFLEAQEPDYFQNMMFAMGRPFAEAIKIGEMVENGLKTGRIVSQAALKATTQAIQNGSGSFANRKKRDEGAPRHSTDDCWTLKGAIERLISEKLIVVTNGEDPPNVTNNLLPQHNDVHFVGMIGRDQEYKPVDQTEMTVGAIQEGTSLEVRPSRDVPLIVKGAPNSEKAEEFLKKMKAQDYSIIDHLRKTPAQISLLSLIIHSKEHARVLIKVLNEAHISEETTVNQLEKMANRFFEVNRISFTDDELPEEGAGHNRALNLMVKCEGHYVKRVMVDGGSSVDVCHLSTLQSMKINTDRIRPRNVRIRAFDGSARDTMGEINLTMTIAPVDFEIVFQVVDMVTSYNFLLGRPWIHTARAAKEGSESIVYQALEVVVVDHVEEGKPILHPRLSATSVMVATVMIKQGYEPGKGLGASLQGISEPISPLGNRGTFGLGFRPTQADKNKSKHRKKSGWVLQQPIPHIFYTFVKPRLREG; from the exons ATGCCTGCCACGACGATTGAGCCAGATGAGATGGCCAGCAAAATGAAAAGTCTTGAACAGAATATAAAAAACATACAGGGACTAGGTGGTCACAAAATTGTTTCATTCtgtgatctatgcatgttccctcatatCCATTTACCACGAgggttcaaaaccccaaaatttgagaaatatgatggacacggcgaccctatcgcccacttgaaaaggtactACAACCAGCTGAGGGGTGCAGGAGGAAAGGAAGAGCTGCTGATGGCTTACTTTGGGGAAAACCTTGTGGgggtagcttccgaatggttcaTTGACCAAGACATTTCTCACTGGCAtgtttgggatgacatggctcaggCCTTCACCAAGCAATTCCAATACAACATTAATATTGcaccagaccgcaattccctatCCAATATGAATAAAAAGCTTACGGAAAGCTTTAGGAATTACGCCATCAAGTGGAGGGAGCAAACGGCCAGAGTTAAGCCGCCCATGGATAATCATGAGTTGATCACTGTCTTTTTGGAGGCTCAAGAGCctgattatttccaaaacatgatgtttgCAATGGGTAGGCCTTTTgctgaagcaatcaagataggggaAATGGTCGAAAATGGCCTAAAGACTGGCAGAATTGTAAGTCAGGCTGCTCTCAAAGCCACCACCCAAGCGATCCAAAATGGGTCAGGAAGTTTTGCAAATAGGAAAAAGAGAGATGAAG GTGCCCCGAGGCATAGCACCGATGACTGTTGGACTCTGAAAGGAGCCATAGAAAGACTCATTTCTGAAAAATTAATTGTAGTAACGAATGGCGAGGACCCTCCTAATGTGACAAACAATCTGTTGCCACAACACAACGATGTTCATTTCGTGGGAATGATTGGCCGAGATCAGGAATACAAGCCGGTCGACCAAACAGAAATGACAGTGGGAGCAATTCAAGAAGGAACAAGTCTGGAAGTAAGACCAAGCCGAGATGTGCCGTTGATTGTGAAAGGCGCCCCGAACTCAGAAAAG gcagaagagtttttgaagaaaatgaaagctcaGGATTACTCAATCATTGACCATCTAAGAAAGACTCCTGCCCAAATCTCTCTACTATCTCTGATCATACATTCCAAAGAGCATGCCCGTGTACTAATCAAGGTCCTGAACGAGGCACATATATCAGAGGAGACCACAGTGAATCAGTTAGAGAAGATGGCCAATagattttttgaggtaaacagaatcTCATTTACCGATGATGAACTTCCCGAGGAAGGAGCCGGGCACAATAGGGCTTTgaacttgatggtcaaatgtGAGGGGCATTATGTAAAGAGAGTCATGGTTGATGGAGGCTCAAGTGTAGATGTATGCCATCTCTCTACTTTGCAAAGCATGAAGATCAATACGGACAGAATCCGACCCAGAAATGTTCGCATCCGGGCTTTCGATGGCTCagcgagagataccatgggggaaatcaACCTCACCATGACGATTGCGCCGGTGGACTTTGAGATTGTTTTCCAAGTAGTGGACATGGTCACTTCTTATAACTTtcttcttggaaggccatggatccataCAGCCCGAGCT GCCAAGGAAGGGTCTGAGTCCATTGTCTATCAGGCTTTGGAAGTGGTTGTTGTGGACCATGTCGAGGAAGGAAAGCCCATTCTGCATCCTCGTCTTTCCGCCACATCTGTCATGGTGGCTACGGTTATGATAAAACAAGGTTATgagccaggaaaaggtttgggggcatcattgcaaggaattTCAGAGCCTATTTCTCCGTTAGGCAACCGGGGTACTTTTGGCTTAGGCTTCAGGCCAACACAAGCAGACAAAAACAAATCCAAACATCGCAAAAAGAGTGGATGGGTCTTGCAACAGCCTATCCCTCatattttctacacttttgtcaAGCCACGACTCCGAGAGGGTTAA